One genomic segment of Desmodus rotundus isolate HL8 chromosome 5, HLdesRot8A.1, whole genome shotgun sequence includes these proteins:
- the OSBPL5 gene encoding oxysterol-binding protein-related protein 5, with product MKEEAFLRRRFSLCPPSCTPQKADPRRLARNLLLGGESELDPLSPGKDMEPNGLSLPRDEGPPTPGSATKLPPADCRPCNGSDKECVSPTAKVTKKETLKVQKENYRQEKKRATKQLLSALTDPRVVIMADSLKIRGTLKSWTKLWCVLKPGMLLIYKTPTVGHWVGTVLLHCCELIERPSKKDGFCFKLFHPLDQSVWAVKGPKGESVGSITQPLPSSYLIFRAASESDGRCWLDALELALRCSSLLRLSTCKQGGDREPGSSPDASPSSLCGLPPSAATQDQDLFPLNGSSLENDAFSDKSEREVAEESDSETQDHSRKTNESGSDQSEVPGGPVPRGTTYVEQVQEELWELGEASQVETVSEKNKSLVWVLLKQLRPGMDLSRVALPTFVLEPRSFLDKLSDHYYHADLLSRAALEEDAYSRMKLVLRWYLSGFYKKPRGIKKPYNPILGETFRCGWFHPQTNSLTFYVAEQVSHHPPVSAFHVSNRKDGFCVSGSVTAKSRFYGNSLSALLDGKARLTFLRRAEDYTLTMPYAHCKGILYGPMTMELGGSVTIECQKNDFRAELEFKLKPFFGGSTSINQISGRITSGEEVLAHLSGHWDREVFIQEEGRGSAELFWNPSGEVRGRRLRRRTVLLEEQAELESERLWQHVTRAIRDGDQHRATQEKFLLEEAQRQRARELQQSLTPWTPRLFHLDPTTQEWHYRFENHSPWDPLRDIAQFEQDGVLHTLQRESPSPHTRVEASPGPGCQGPGPDRRLRKASDQPSGHSQATESSGSMPESCPELSDGDGDGDFVPGSESPCRRCGKEARRLQALHEATLSLQEAQQELHRQLSAMLSSTARARQAVATGPLQSPRAWCLLCVLLACQLLLNLILT from the exons GGAAGGACATGGAGCCAAATGGCCTGTCGCTGCCACGGGATGAAGGGCCCCCGACCCCTGGCTCCGCCACCAAGTTGCCACCG GCAGACTGCCGGCCATGCAATGGGTCCGACAAGGAGTGTGTGTCCCCGACGGCCAAGGTCACCAAGAAGGAAACTCTCaag GTGCAGAAGGAGAACTACCGGCAGGAGAAGAAGCGCGCCACCAAGCAGCTGCTCAGTGCCCTGACGGACCCCCGGGTGGTCATCATGGCCGACAGCCTGAAG ATCCGAGGGACCCTGAAGAGCTGGACCAAGCTGTGGTGCGTGCTGAAGCCAGGCATGCTGCTCATCTACAAGACGCCCACGGTGGGCCACTGGGTGGGCACCGTCCTCCTGCACTGCTGCGAGCTCATCGAGCGGCCCTCCAAGAAGGATGGCTTCTGCTTCAAGCTCTTCCACCCGCTCGACCAGTCCGTCTGGGCCGTGAAG GGCCCCAAAGGAGAGAGTGTGGGCTCCAtcacacagcccctccccagcagctACCTGATCTTCCGGGCTGCCTCAGAGTCCGACG GCCGCTGCTGGCTGGACGCCCTGGAGCTGGCACTGCGCTGCTCCAGCCTCCTGCGTCTCAGCACGTGCAAGCAGGGCGGTGACCGGGAGCCTGGGTCCTCGCCAGACGCTTCGCCCTCCTCGCTCTGTGGGCTGCCGCCCTCTGCCGCCACGCAGGACCAGGACCTGTTCCC ACTGAATGGGTCCTCCCTGGAGAATGACGCTTTCTCAGACAAGTCGGAGAGAGAGGTCGCGGAGGAGTCAGACAGCGAGACCCAGGACCACAGCCGGAAGACCAATGAGAGCGGGAGTGACCAGTCAGAGGTCCCTGGGGGCCCAGTGCCCCGAGGGACCACCTACGTGGAGCAGGTCCAGGAGGAGTTGTGGGAG CTGGGGGAGGCGTCCCAGGTGGAGACGGTGTCGGAGAAGAACAAGAGCCTGGTGTGGGTGCTGCTGAAGCAGCTGCGGCCCGGCATGGACCTGTCCCGCGTGGCACTGCCCACCTTTGTCCTGGAGCCCCGCTCCTTCCTGGACAAGCTCTCCGACCACTACTACCATGCCGACCTGCTCTCCAG GGCCGCCCTGGAGGAGGACGCCTACAGCCGCATGAAGCTCGTGCTGCGGTGGTACCTGTCTGGCTTCTACAAGAAGCCCAGG GGGATCAAGAAGCCCTACAACCCGATCCTGGGGGAGACCTTCCGCTGCGGCTGGTTCCACCCCCAGACCAACAGCCTCACCTTCTACGTGGCGGAGCAG GTGTCACATCACCCGCCCGTGTCCGCCTTCCACGTCAGCAACCGGAAAGATGGCTTCTGCGTTAGCGGCAGCGTCACGGCCAAGTCCCGGTTCTACG GGAACTCACTGTCAGCGCTGCTGGATGGCAAGGCCAGGCTCACCTTCCTGAGGCGGGCGGAGGATTACACCCTCACCATGCCCTACGCCCACTGCAAAG GAATCCTGTATGGCCCCATGACCATGGAGCTGGGCGGCAGCGTGACCATCGAGTGTCAGAAGAACGACTTCCGAGCTGAGCTGGAGTTCAAGCTCAAG CCTTTCTTTGGGGGCAGCACGAGCATAAACCAGATCTCGGGCAGGATCACGTCGGGAGAGGAGGTCCTGGCGCATCTCTCCGGGCACTGG GACAGGGAAGTGTTTATCCAGGAGGAGGGGCGGGGAAGTGCCGAGCTCTTCTGGAACCCCAGCGGGGAGGTGCGCGGGCGGAGGCTGCGGCGGCGCACGGTGCTCCTCGAGGAACAGGCTGAACTGGAGTCGGAGAG GCTCTGGCAGCACGTCACCAGGGCCATTAGGGACGGTGACCAGCACAGGGCCACGCAGGAGAAGTTTTTACTGGAGGAGGCGCAGCGGCAGCGGGCCCGTGAGCTCCAGCAGAGCCTCACACCCTGGACACCCCGGCTGTTCCACCTGGACCCCACCACCCAGGAGTGGCACTACCGATTCGAGAA ccacagcccctgGGACCCCCTGAGGGACATCGCCCAGTTTGAGCAAGATGGGGTGCTGCACACCCTGCAGCGGGAGAGCCCGAGCCCCCACACCCGCGTGgaggccagcccagggcctgggtgcCAG GGGCCTGGCCCGGACCGGCGGCTTCGCAAGGCCAGTGACCAGCCCTCTGGCCACAGCCAGGCCACCGAGAGCAGTGGCTCCATGCCCGAGTCCTGCCCAGAGCTCTCAGATGGGGACGGTGATGGAGACTTTGTCCCTG GCAGCGAGAGCCCATGCCGGCGGTGTGGGAAGGAGGCCCGGCGGCTGCAGGCCCTGCATGAGGCCACCCTGTCCCTCCAGGAGGCGCAGCAGGAACTGCACAG GCAGCTCTCGGCCATGCTGAGCTCCACGGCCAGGGCCCGGCAGGCAGTGGCCACAGGCCCCCTGCAGAGCCCCCGTGCCTGGTGTCTGCTCTGTGTGCTCCTGGCCTGCCAGCTGCTG